Proteins encoded in a region of the Thermocaproicibacter melissae genome:
- a CDS encoding alpha/beta hydrolase-fold protein, with protein MNMKKEIIENQALHEHALFFDPVDRDLVFASDEAGRPMGKYVKKHPGVEVKPNGDAVFYYHAPNAKSVQVAGIGGTMGNQRYDMKPCGNGDWTVTISGIGPGFHYHEYYVDGNRACNDLAPLGYGCFRAINFFEMPEIHSDFYLLQDVPHGTIRLDYYESTVTGRTRCCYVYTPPGYESHPEKRYPVLYLQHGGGESETGWIWQGKVNYIMDNLLASGQCKEMIIVMNNGYAESPNYEYDPAIGLLDQVLVKDCIPFIDKKYRTIADRHSRAMAGLSMGGFQTQYAVFHHPEYFASLGIFSAVFIVKDENYDYTPLFADPEKFNRQFDLLFVSAGDQEPISVSNAQVLSELRKKGINSVMYVTPGYHEWQVWRYSCCEFLKRVFQ; from the coding sequence ATGAATATGAAAAAAGAAATCATCGAGAATCAGGCACTCCATGAGCATGCGCTTTTCTTTGATCCCGTAGACCGCGACCTCGTTTTTGCAAGCGACGAAGCTGGCAGGCCCATGGGCAAATATGTAAAGAAGCATCCCGGAGTAGAAGTTAAGCCGAACGGCGACGCCGTTTTCTATTATCATGCTCCGAATGCGAAAAGCGTTCAGGTTGCGGGCATCGGCGGAACGATGGGCAACCAGCGCTACGACATGAAGCCATGCGGCAACGGCGATTGGACGGTCACCATCTCCGGCATCGGCCCGGGCTTTCATTACCATGAATACTACGTAGACGGAAACCGCGCCTGCAACGACCTTGCGCCGCTTGGCTACGGATGTTTCCGCGCAATCAATTTCTTTGAAATGCCGGAGATTCATTCGGATTTTTACCTTCTTCAGGATGTTCCCCACGGAACAATACGGTTGGATTATTATGAATCTACGGTTACCGGAAGGACCCGTTGCTGCTATGTTTATACGCCTCCGGGCTATGAGAGCCACCCCGAAAAGCGCTACCCGGTGCTTTATCTGCAGCACGGTGGCGGCGAAAGTGAGACCGGCTGGATATGGCAGGGCAAGGTCAACTACATAATGGACAATTTGCTTGCGTCCGGCCAGTGCAAAGAAATGATTATCGTCATGAACAACGGCTATGCCGAATCGCCGAACTACGAGTATGACCCTGCAATCGGCCTTCTTGACCAGGTTCTGGTTAAGGACTGCATTCCGTTCATTGATAAGAAATACCGCACCATTGCCGATCGTCACAGCCGCGCCATGGCGGGACTCTCTATGGGTGGGTTCCAGACGCAATACGCCGTGTTCCATCATCCGGAGTATTTCGCTTCGCTCGGAATTTTCAGCGCCGTTTTCATTGTGAAAGATGAAAACTATGACTACACGCCGCTTTTTGCAGACCCCGAGAAATTCAATCGTCAGTTTGACCTGCTGTTTGTTTCTGCTGGCGACCAGGAACCGATCAGCGTGTCAAACGCGCAAGTTCTGAGTGAACTGCGCAAAAAAGGAATCAACAGCGTTATGTATGTGACGCCGGGTTACC